From a region of the Paenibacillus segetis genome:
- a CDS encoding bifunctional metallophosphatase/5'-nucleotidase, translating into MQDADQDELTILYTNDLHSHFDVMGRISAMVEEQRAACKDATSTLLLDIGDHMDRAAPETEGTMGQANVDILNLMRYDAITIGNNEGLTFTPELLNQAYAGLICPVVCGNIRELGKEQPPSWMMEDLIVQKGNITIGLVGATVAYAEFYELLGLEALDPKLTIMNSVERLRSRVDLIIVMSHMGLPFDKELAEEVSGIDLIIGGHTHHLLEEPLFIGRTAITAAGKFGRYLGRVVFKRDYEQGRFVVTEGNCIPVEEGAEDGIILRAISIHKKQAEERMQRTVAVTDRTLPIEYNVESPFGNLLAQAVRRYTHSEISIVNSGQLLADLPAGEISEGMLHERCPSPINPCRMSLTGEDILYTLEQSLLQEFNERVIYGFGFRGKVLGGICVDGMEIIYDLDRLPYNRILQASVHGVPILPEKVYDVGTLDMFSFGIGYERLKNGNHKQFMLPDFLRDLLRMELQTPGAVSDCYLSRWRPS; encoded by the coding sequence TTGCAGGATGCGGACCAGGATGAATTAACCATACTTTATACAAATGATTTACACAGCCATTTCGATGTCATGGGACGTATTTCCGCCATGGTGGAGGAACAAAGAGCGGCCTGTAAAGATGCTACATCTACACTCCTACTTGATATTGGGGATCATATGGATCGAGCAGCACCGGAAACTGAAGGGACGATGGGACAAGCCAATGTAGATATTCTAAATCTAATGAGATATGATGCCATCACGATTGGTAATAATGAAGGGCTAACCTTTACTCCAGAGTTATTAAATCAAGCTTATGCTGGATTAATTTGCCCTGTCGTATGCGGTAACATTCGAGAGTTAGGCAAAGAACAACCTCCAAGTTGGATGATGGAGGATTTGATCGTCCAAAAAGGGAATATCACGATTGGATTAGTTGGGGCAACGGTGGCATACGCGGAGTTCTATGAATTACTGGGTCTAGAGGCGTTAGATCCGAAGCTTACAATTATGAATTCAGTAGAACGGCTACGTTCTAGGGTTGATCTGATTATTGTGATGTCACATATGGGCCTTCCTTTTGATAAAGAACTTGCTGAAGAGGTATCAGGTATTGATCTAATTATCGGAGGACACACGCATCATTTACTTGAAGAGCCGTTATTTATCGGTAGAACTGCGATTACAGCAGCTGGTAAATTTGGACGTTATCTCGGGAGAGTCGTGTTCAAGCGAGATTACGAACAAGGAAGATTCGTTGTGACAGAGGGGAATTGTATTCCCGTAGAAGAGGGAGCAGAAGATGGTATCATTCTACGAGCGATTTCTATTCACAAGAAACAAGCCGAGGAACGGATGCAGCGTACTGTCGCGGTTACAGATCGAACGCTACCTATTGAATATAATGTGGAGTCACCTTTTGGTAATTTGCTTGCCCAGGCGGTCCGTAGATATACCCATAGTGAGATTTCGATTGTGAATAGTGGTCAATTATTAGCTGATCTTCCAGCGGGAGAGATTAGTGAGGGAATGTTACATGAGCGGTGCCCATCGCCAATTAACCCTTGCCGGATGAGCCTTACAGGCGAAGATATTCTGTATACCTTGGAGCAATCACTACTTCAAGAATTTAATGAACGAGTCATTTATGGATTTGGATTTCGCGGAAAAGTTCTTGGTGGGATTTGCGTGGACGGCATGGAAATTATATACGATTTAGATCGTTTACCATATAATAGAATCCTTCAAGCAAGTGTACACGGAGTACCTATTTTACCTGAGAAAGTTTATGATGTGGGAACACTGGATATGTTCTCATTTGGTATTGGATATGAACGACTAAAGAATGGTAATCATAAACAGTTTATGTTACCTGATTTCTTGCGTGATCTGCTCAGAATGGAGCTACAGACACCTGGAGCGGTATCAGACTGTTATCTATCTAGATGGAGACCAAGCTAA
- a CDS encoding HD-GYP domain-containing protein, whose amino-acid sequence MRLVSVNSLLPGMKLGKKLYNEEGIVLLSENAELSDPIIRRLKSHGLDFVYVSDPRTDDIVIEDMITEETRQRALIEIRTNYRQLMKPAAKGLVYPYLGKVFSNLVDSIMDDLGSREDAMIMLMNINSMDQYLYRHSLNVCIYTILLGQIHGYSKDELTMLGMGAMLHDIGKTKVPLEVLNKPGKLTDEEFMQMKTHTEIGFKILKDEPGIPLVSAHCAYQHHERIDGSGYPRGIKKDEIHEFARWIAIADAFDAMTTHRVYRSAMLPHQALEVLYTGCDTWYEKSKLEVFRDRVAIYPLGMMVKLSTGERGVVSQIHGLIPHRPVIRILTDEFGMDIKSPYEVDLSNQLSVVITEVDNMGVKGA is encoded by the coding sequence ATGCGGTTAGTATCTGTCAACTCCTTGCTACCAGGAATGAAGCTTGGCAAGAAGCTATATAATGAAGAAGGTATTGTCTTACTATCGGAGAACGCGGAATTGAGCGACCCCATTATTCGTCGTTTGAAGTCTCATGGTCTGGATTTTGTTTATGTGTCTGATCCTCGTACAGATGATATTGTGATTGAGGACATGATCACTGAAGAGACACGTCAGCGAGCACTCATTGAGATCCGTACTAATTATCGTCAATTGATGAAACCTGCAGCGAAAGGTCTAGTCTATCCATATTTGGGAAAAGTATTCTCGAATCTAGTGGATTCAATTATGGATGACCTTGGTTCAAGAGAAGACGCGATGATTATGCTCATGAATATTAATAGCATGGATCAGTACCTATACCGTCATTCATTGAATGTGTGTATTTATACCATTCTTTTGGGGCAAATCCATGGATACAGCAAGGATGAGCTAACTATGCTGGGTATGGGCGCCATGTTGCACGATATCGGTAAGACCAAAGTGCCACTAGAAGTCCTTAATAAGCCAGGAAAATTAACAGATGAAGAATTTATGCAGATGAAGACCCATACGGAGATTGGGTTCAAGATACTCAAGGATGAACCAGGAATACCATTGGTCTCCGCGCATTGTGCCTATCAGCACCACGAACGAATAGATGGTAGTGGTTATCCTCGGGGAATTAAAAAAGATGAAATCCACGAATTTGCCCGTTGGATAGCGATTGCAGATGCTTTTGATGCGATGACAACCCACCGTGTATATCGCTCGGCGATGCTCCCACATCAAGCTTTAGAAGTGCTCTACACAGGTTGTGATACATGGTACGAGAAATCGAAGCTGGAAGTATTCCGGGACCGAGTTGCGATCTATCCGCTAGGGATGATGGTGAAGCTTAGTACGGGAGAGCGGGGAGTTGTCTCCCAAATTCATGGACTCATTCCGCATCGTCCGGTCATTCGCATATTGACTGATGAATTCGGTATGGATATAAAGTCTCCTTACGAAGTGGATCTCTCTAATCAATTATCCGTTGTAATTACTGAAGTTGACAATATGGGGGTAAAAGGGGCGTAA
- the yfkAB gene encoding radical SAM/CxCxxxxC motif protein YfkAB, which translates to MKIMYNNTHKMAAISPSNDPWDPIGSLREFGRHVLTSVEMTVTNLCNMRCEHCAVGDSLVMKEPEQIPLSLMLKSLDEVENLRTISITGGEPTFRRQTVDEKIIPLLQYAKERGIRSQINSNLTLDYERYEKLLPYLDVMHISFNYRDETDFHEVGFARSGHSVKPEVAYKMYHKMIENTKRLSEAGMFISAETMINYRTYDKLPEIHQLIVDMGCQRHEVHPMYAADFAEGLPVLSLENMRMAIHSLLDNRNQDLWMLFGTLPFFACNSNEEDAKLLRRLRHEPNVTVRNDPDGRNRVNVNMFTGDVYVTDFATIPAFGNINNGRLDDIFGQWLNGHPLNQKVNCHCDSVGCCGPNLLVADMYYKDIDFKSRKAINL; encoded by the coding sequence ATGAAGATAATGTACAACAATACACATAAGATGGCTGCCATCAGTCCGAGCAATGATCCGTGGGACCCGATCGGTTCACTACGCGAATTTGGTCGTCACGTCCTGACGAGCGTAGAAATGACGGTCACTAATTTATGCAATATGCGCTGTGAACATTGCGCTGTTGGTGATAGCCTAGTCATGAAGGAGCCGGAGCAAATTCCACTCTCTCTCATGTTGAAGTCACTGGATGAAGTAGAGAATCTTCGTACGATTAGTATTACAGGCGGGGAACCGACATTTAGACGTCAAACAGTGGATGAGAAAATTATTCCTCTGCTACAGTATGCCAAAGAGCGAGGGATTCGCTCGCAAATTAATTCTAACTTAACACTGGATTATGAACGCTATGAGAAGTTGTTACCTTATTTAGATGTTATGCATATATCGTTTAACTACAGGGATGAGACAGATTTTCACGAAGTCGGATTTGCACGTAGTGGACACTCTGTTAAGCCTGAAGTGGCCTACAAGATGTATCATAAAATGATTGAGAATACGAAGCGACTTAGCGAAGCGGGCATGTTCATCTCAGCGGAAACGATGATTAATTACCGTACTTATGACAAATTACCTGAGATTCATCAATTAATCGTGGATATGGGTTGCCAAAGGCATGAGGTTCACCCTATGTATGCGGCTGATTTCGCAGAAGGATTACCTGTACTTTCCCTCGAAAATATGCGGATGGCAATCCATTCGTTGCTGGATAATAGAAATCAGGATTTATGGATGTTGTTTGGAACGCTTCCGTTCTTTGCGTGTAATAGTAATGAGGAGGACGCAAAGTTGCTACGCCGTCTTCGTCATGAACCAAATGTTACGGTACGCAACGATCCCGATGGCAGAAATCGGGTAAATGTCAATATGTTTACCGGAGACGTCTATGTAACGGACTTTGCTACAATCCCGGCTTTTGGTAATATAAATAATGGAAGATTGGACGATATTTTTGGACAATGGCTAAATGGACATCCCTTGAATCAAAAGGTGAACTGTCATTGTGATAGCGTTGGCTGCTGCGGACCTAATTTACTT